In the genome of Triticum urartu cultivar G1812 chromosome 5, Tu2.1, whole genome shotgun sequence, one region contains:
- the LOC125510498 gene encoding probable protein S-acyltransferase 19 — protein MARKHGWQLPAHTLQIVAITVFFLLVVAFYAFFAPFLGTQVLEYVAIGIYTPMALAVFILYIRCTSINPADPGIMARFEDGFVDVPANSGGLEGINLPQKANSAIGTHSPTSTCRSSLDGHSNRRGTSVGEANIHVSSQLPKKRSSCFLFGGFVCALFVKEDCRKADESEQQASGEEALFCTLCNAEVRKFSKHCRSCDKCVDGFDHHCRWLNNCVGRKNYFTFIALMAISLLWLAIQFGVGIAVLVLCFVNKNSPRILQEKLGNGLTRAPFAVIVGIFTLLSLVACVPLGELFFFHMILIRKGISTYDYVVAMRAMSEGIPEDEEGANIIYSPSNSATTGFSVGSSLGLHHKGAWCTPPRIFIDQDEVIPHLDPGMVPSTVDPDAAGYAERANKAKKPVKISARSLAKLDRNEVMKAAAKARASSSVLRPIDARHGHEADISSSGNASVRSSMSVDYSATKESRSEMRLSPLQNSYPQSLASQDDYETGTQTASSLSSPVHLHKLAPHAQFRAAPHPAPPPERPVPGITRPPVPATHISNNPMFQSATSYVRENRRASVVWDQEAGRYVSVPMQTTRTGPGVELPARNPSFLANPSGEPGNHGRNLAPANTTSSAIPSGQPSERLTYTGQSIFFGGPILSTTGINAERNEAGTRVRPETSRDPNSHQRDIRGEKARTGSFPLFEPRNF, from the exons ATGGCGCGGAAGCACGGCTGGCAGCTCCCGGCCCACACCCTGCAG ATCGTTGCAATTACTGTATTCTTCCTTCTGGTGGTTGCATTTTATGCCTTCTTTGCACCATTTCTGGGAACACAAGTCCTTGAGTATGTTGCGATAGGCATTTATACTCCCATG GCGTTGGCTGTCTTCATCCTTTACATCCGGTGCACAAGTATTAATCCTGCTGATCCTGGTATCATGGCAAGGTTTGAGGATGGTTTTGTCGATGTACCTGCCAACAGCGGTGGATTGGAAGGCATAAACTTGCCCCAGAAAGCAAACAGCGCTATTGGAACACACTCCCCAACATCTACTTGCAGAAGCTCTCTAGATGGCCATTCTAATCGGAGAGGTACATCTGTAGGGGAAGCAAACATACATGTGAGCTCACAACTGCCGAAGAAAAGATCAAGCTGTTTCCTCTTTGGTGGGTTCGTGTGTGCTTTATTTGTTAAGGAGGACTGCCGGAAGGCTGATGAATCAGAGcaacaagctagtggtgaagaagCTCTGTTTTGCACACTATGCAATGCTGAG GTTCGCAAATTCAGTAAACACTGCAGAAGCTGTGACAAGTGTGTGGATGGATTTGATCATCATTGTCGG TGGCTGAATAATTGTGTTGGGCGGAAGAACTACTTCACGTTTATTGCTCTGATGGCAATCAGTCTCCTATGG CTTGCAATTCAATTTGGAGTGGGCATTGCTGTTCTTGTTCTCTGCTTTGTCAATAAGAATTCACCAAGAATCCTTCAAGAAAAGCTTGGGAATGGCTTGACTCGCGCTCCATTTGCTGTGATTGTA GGTATATTCACACTTCTGTCATTAGTGGCCTGCGTACCTTTAGGAGAACTTTTCTTCTTCCACATGATATTAATCAGAAAG GGGATCTCGACCTATGATTATGTGGTCGCAATGAGAGCTATGAGTGAGGGGATTCCAGAAGACGAGGAAGGAGCAAATATCATCTATTCCCCCTCAAATTCAGCAACAACCGGATTCAGTGTTGGAAGTTCTCTTGGCCTTCACCACAAGGGTGCTTGGTGTACACCTCCAAGAATATTTATTGATCAG GATGAGGTGATTCCACATTTGGACCCTGGGATGGTTCCTTCAACTGTTGATCCTGATGCTGCTGGATACGCTGAAAGAGCAAACAAAGCCAAGAAGCCAGTCAAGATCAGTGCCCGGAGCCTTGCAAAGCTGGACAGAAACGAGGTGATGAAAGCTGCAGCAAAAGCTCGGGCATCATCCTCTGTCCTCCGACCAATAGATGCCCGCCATGGCCATGAAGCTGATATTAGCTCCAGTGGCAATGCCAGCGTCAGGAGTAGCATGAGTGTTGACTACAGTGCTACAAAGGAATCAAGGAGTGAGATGAGGCTATCTCCTCTACAGAACTCATATCCACAGAGTCTTGCAAGCCAGGATGACTATGAGACTGGCACACAGACTGCAAGCAGTTTAAGCAGCCCGGTCCACCTCCACAAGCTTGCCCCTCATGCTCAATTTCGTGCAGCACCTCATCCAGCTCCACCTCCTGAAAGGCCTGTGCCAGGGATTACAAGGCCACCTGTTCCCGCCACACATATAAGCAACAACCCAATGTTCCAGTCAGCCACATCATATGTCAGGGAGAACCGAAGAGCCTCTGTTGTCTGGGATCAAGAGGCTGGTCGGTACGTGTCAGTGCCCATGCAAACAACAAGAACAGGACCTGGTGTTGAGCTGCCTGCAAGAAACCCAAGTTTCTTGGCGAATCCAAGTGGTGAACCAGGCAACCATGGGAGAAACCTTGCACCTGCGAACACAACTTCATCAGCGATTCCTTCGGGGCAGCCGTCCGAGAGGTTGACGTACACAGGCCAATCAATATTCTTTGGCGGGCCAATCCTGAGTACCACTGGCATAAATGCAGAAAGGAACGAGGCGGGCACAAGAGTGCGTCCTGAGACAAGCAGAGATCCCAACTCCCACCAGCGTGACATCCGTGGTGAGAAGGCTCGGACAGGCTCCTTCCCGTTGTTTGAGCCTAGGAATTTCTAG